ATCCACCGAGGGGCAGCTGTTTGTCCACCAAAAACAGCATCGTCGGCAATGATACTACCTTCGATTTTTTTTATCCCCGCAGCCTTTATGGCGGCAGTCCACTGACCAAGCAGCAATGCTTCCCTCGTTGTTTCGAATCTGTTACTTGCCAACGACGGGTCTCCACTTCCACGAATAATAATATCTCCGAGAAGCACTCCGTCGTCACTGATTTTACCCGTGTGCAAGAGCTGCGTCTGATAACTATAGTCTGCCCCCAATATATGATAAGCTGCTGCAGAAGTAATCGTTTTCAATGTAGAAGCTGTAGCAAGCCCTAAAGCTTCATTCTTAGCGAAAACGGTTTCTCCGGTTTGCGCATTCAATACTGTAAATGAGACTGATGCATATTTTAGATCTTTATCCTGTTCAAACTGCTGATAGGCTGCAGCTACTTTTTTTTGAAGGGACTGACCAATGACTGGTTTATGGAGAACTACTAGCAATAAACCAAGCAAACAGCTACATTTTCTAATATCAAAACAAATCATAAACAACGAATTTACACGAACGGCCAATATCCATATTTTTTTTACAAAAAACACGGTCATAACCATCCATTTCTACCTAAAAAATGACATTTTTGTAGAAAAAATACATCAACCTCAAAAACCATATCTATTCACACGCTATAAAACCATATGCTTAAACAACAATTTATTCTTTTAGGATTAGGTCTATCACTATTAATATCCCTAAACAGCTTTGCCCAACACCGCAAAATACCAAAACGAAAGCCAGCAAAAACAACAATTGCAGACGACAGTACAAGGAAAGCTCCCGAAAAAAAAGAACCAAAAAAAGAACCAAAAAAATTTGAGGACTTTCTGAAAAAAGACAGCAAAAGCAACGTAGGCCTTTTTACCATACACCATCAAGAAGAAAAGTATTATTTTGAGATTCCAGACAGTCTTTTGGAACGTGACCTACTCGTAGTCAATCGAATTACTAAGTCAGGTGCTGATCTGAGAACAGGAATGAGTGGTTATGCAGGAGACCAGATAAACAAAAACGTTATCCGCTTTGAAAAAGGGCCTAGAAATAAAATATTTTTACGTAAGATCTCCTTTTCCGAGCGTTCCTCAGACAGCACACAGGCCATGTACCGTGCTGTCATGAATTCAAATATCCAGCCTATTGCAGGAAGTTTTGATATTGTTGCATTTTCGAAAGACTCCGCCGGCTCAGTGATAGATATGACCGGCTTCATTAATGGCGATAACGATATTCTCTTTTTTGCCCCTTATTACAAAAGCACGCTAAGACTCGGAAATTTACAGGCAGATAAATCATATATTTCCAGTATTCGTACCTACCCCATGAACACGGAAGTTAGCACTGTCAAAACATACGGAAGAACTCCTCCTCCCGGAACCAGTGGACCCACAGCCGCGCAATTGGGCTCGGGCACAGCAACATTGGAGTTGAACACCTCGTTGGTCCTTTTACCTAGAGAGCCTATGCAAGCACGTTATTTCGATTCAAGAGTAGGCTATTTCACGGTGAAGTATACGGACTTTGATTTGAATCCTCAAGGTGTTAAAACGCAATCCCTTATTACCCGTTGGCGTTTAGAGCCAAAAGAAGAAGACCTAGAAAGGTATAAAAGGGGCGAGCCTGTGGAACCAATAAAACCAATTGTTTATTATATAGACCCTGCAACCCCCGAAAAATGGGTCCCTTATCTTATTGCCGGCGTAAACGATTGGCAGTCGGCCTTCGAACAAGCTGGTTTTAAGAATGCCATAGTTGCAAAACGCGCACCAACACCTGAAGAAGACCCGGAATGGTCACTGGAAGACGCCCGCTATTCAGCCATTGTATACAAACCTTCCACTATACCTAATGCCAGTGGTCCACACGTGAATGATCCTCGAAGCGGGGAAATTCTTGAGAGCCATATCAACTGGTATCACAATGTAATGTACCTCTTACGAAACTGGTATTTTGTGCAGGCTTCACCTAATGACGAACGCGCCAGAAAAATGCAATTCGACGACGAACTTATGGGAGAGCTTATTCGTTTTGTATCTTCCCATGAAGTAGGACATACACTTGGGTTACGGCATAATTTCGGGTCAAGTTCTGCATATCCCGTAGAGAAGCTTCGTGACGCAAAATGGGTCAAGGAGCACGGTCATGCCGCTTCTATTATGGACTACGCCCGATTCAACTACGTTGCCCAGCCAGGTGATGGCATATCTGGCAAAGATCTGTATCCAAAAATCAACTATTATGACAAGTGGGCAATTGAATGGGGCTACAAATTGATTCCTGAAGCTCACCATGCGGCACAAGAAACCCCCATACTCAATCAATGGGTACTTGGAAAGGCTGACGATCCAAAATACTGGTTTGGAACCGAGAGCAACCCCAATGATCCACGCTCGCAGAATGAAGATTTAGGAGACGACGCGATGCAAGCAAGTACCTATGGTATTAAAAACCTCCGATTTATTCTTCCTAATTTAAAGAAGTGGACAAGCGAACCAAATAAAGACTATGAAAATCTCGGGACAATGTATGGCGAGCTCATCAATCAATTTGGAAGGTACGCCGGCCATGTAGCAAAAAATGTCGGAGGAATTTATGAAACGCCGAAAACAATTGAACAATCGGGAACCGTTTACGAACATGTATCTAAAAACAAACAGCACAAAGCGATGCTCTTCCTGTCAACGGAAATATTTGATGCTCCAAAATGGCTAATTAATTATGAGATCGGCAACCTGAGTGGCTCTGATCCTATTGAATTGATCGGTAAGGTTCAAAAAAGCACTTTAGACCGTATATTATCAACACGCACCTTAAGCAACCTTATTCAAGCTGAAGTACAAGAAGGTAGCAGGGCTTATACAATAAAGGATTTATTCACCGATTTCGACGCCGGCATTTGGAGCGAGCTCAATAGTAAGAAGGCAATAGATGTTTATAAAAGAAATCTTCAGAAACATTATGTAAACAATCTAATAAAACTCCTATCTCCTCCAACAAACGGAGAATCCTCTGCTGACCCTACAAAATCGGATGTATCGAGTGTTGCTAGGGGACAGCTCATCAGTCTTCAAAAAAATATCAGTGGTGCAATCACCGGAACGACAGATACGTTAAGCAAATATCATTTACAAGACCTATCAGAAAGGATAAGAATAACACTCCAACCGGGTAGTAAATAGTTAGTAGTTAAAGAGTTCGTATATTTAGTCAAATAAGAAGCCCACTTTTATACTAAACCGGGCTTCTTATTTATA
This Olivibacter sp. SDN3 DNA region includes the following protein-coding sequences:
- a CDS encoding zinc-dependent metalloprotease; amino-acid sequence: MLKQQFILLGLGLSLLISLNSFAQHRKIPKRKPAKTTIADDSTRKAPEKKEPKKEPKKFEDFLKKDSKSNVGLFTIHHQEEKYYFEIPDSLLERDLLVVNRITKSGADLRTGMSGYAGDQINKNVIRFEKGPRNKIFLRKISFSERSSDSTQAMYRAVMNSNIQPIAGSFDIVAFSKDSAGSVIDMTGFINGDNDILFFAPYYKSTLRLGNLQADKSYISSIRTYPMNTEVSTVKTYGRTPPPGTSGPTAAQLGSGTATLELNTSLVLLPREPMQARYFDSRVGYFTVKYTDFDLNPQGVKTQSLITRWRLEPKEEDLERYKRGEPVEPIKPIVYYIDPATPEKWVPYLIAGVNDWQSAFEQAGFKNAIVAKRAPTPEEDPEWSLEDARYSAIVYKPSTIPNASGPHVNDPRSGEILESHINWYHNVMYLLRNWYFVQASPNDERARKMQFDDELMGELIRFVSSHEVGHTLGLRHNFGSSSAYPVEKLRDAKWVKEHGHAASIMDYARFNYVAQPGDGISGKDLYPKINYYDKWAIEWGYKLIPEAHHAAQETPILNQWVLGKADDPKYWFGTESNPNDPRSQNEDLGDDAMQASTYGIKNLRFILPNLKKWTSEPNKDYENLGTMYGELINQFGRYAGHVAKNVGGIYETPKTIEQSGTVYEHVSKNKQHKAMLFLSTEIFDAPKWLINYEIGNLSGSDPIELIGKVQKSTLDRILSTRTLSNLIQAEVQEGSRAYTIKDLFTDFDAGIWSELNSKKAIDVYKRNLQKHYVNNLIKLLSPPTNGESSADPTKSDVSSVARGQLISLQKNISGAITGTTDTLSKYHLQDLSERIRITLQPGSK